The genomic window ATGGCGATGCGCTGCTTCTGGCCGCCGGAGAGGGTCACGCCCCGCTCGCCCACGTAGGTATCGTACCCCCGTTCCATCTCCATGATGAAGTCGTGGGCCTGGGCCGCCCGGGCCGCCTCCACGATCTCTTCCTCGCTGGCGTCGGGCCGTCCGAAGGCGATGTTCTCCCGGATGGTGGCCGCGAAGAGGGTGGTCTCCTGGAGGACGATGCCGATCTGGGCCCGCAGGGAGTGCAGGGTCACCCGACGCAGGTCGTAGCCGTCGATGGTGATTTGCCCCTCGGTGGGGTCGTAGAAGCGGGGGATCAGGTTAATGATGGACGATTTGCCCGAGCCGGTGGCGCCCAGCAGGGCGATGACCTGACCTGGCAGGGCCTCGAAGGTGATGTCCTTGAGCACTGAATGGCGGCGCACATAGGCGAAGGAGACATGCTCAAAGCGGACGTGACCCCGGATGGGCGGCAGGGGCACCGCGTCGGGCGCGTCCCGCACCTCCGACGGCGTGTCCAGGATTTCGAAGATGCGTTCGCCGGAGGCCACGGCCATGGCCAGCGCCGGGATGATCATCCCCAGGCGCCGGACCGGCGGCACCAGCTGGCCCAGGTAGGTGGAGAAGGCGACCAGCTCGCCCAGGGTGAGCTGCCCCCGGATCACCAGCAGGCCGCCGTACCAGATGATGACCACCGTCCCCACGTTGGCAATCAAATCCAGCATGGGCACGTTCCAGGAGCGCAGGCGGGCAGCGTGGGCAGAGAGCTGGAACCAGCGGTCATTCTCGGCGTCGAAGCGGGCGTTTTCGTGATCCTCCTGGGCAAAGGCTTTGACGATACGCGCGCCCCGCAGGTTCTGCTCCAGGCGGGTGGTCAGCACGGCCAGCTGCTGCTGAATGGCCAGGGAGAGGGGACGGAACTGGCGCCCGAAGGCGTAGGCCCGGTAGGCCAGGAGGGGGATGGCCGCCAGGCTCATGAGGGCCAGGCTGGGGTTCATGAAGGCCAGCACCACGGCGGTCCCCGTCAGCAGCACCAGGCTGTCCACCAGGCGCAGGACCGCCCGCCCGGTGAGGAAGCGGATCCGCTCCACGTCCTGGACGGCCCGGGAGAGGAGCTGGCCTGTCTCCGTCTGGTCGTGGTAAGCGAAGGAGAGGTCCGCCAGCTTCTCGTGGATCTGGTTGCGCAGGGT from Litorilinea aerophila includes these protein-coding regions:
- a CDS encoding ABC transporter ATP-binding protein; this translates as MKSQPGDSVPIPSPQGVQKLTDWHILLRCFSYLRPHWRTTAAAYACMVAITGLALTIPQFIRWIVDQGIGGHDLNLLTGSVLGLLGLTLVKGVLTFLQGRWTEIVSQSVAYTLRNQIHEKLADLSFAYHDQTETGQLLSRAVQDVERIRFLTGRAVLRLVDSLVLLTGTAVVLAFMNPSLALMSLAAIPLLAYRAYAFGRQFRPLSLAIQQQLAVLTTRLEQNLRGARIVKAFAQEDHENARFDAENDRWFQLSAHAARLRSWNVPMLDLIANVGTVVIIWYGGLLVIRGQLTLGELVAFSTYLGQLVPPVRRLGMIIPALAMAVASGERIFEILDTPSEVRDAPDAVPLPPIRGHVRFEHVSFAYVRRHSVLKDITFEALPGQVIALLGATGSGKSSIINLIPRFYDPTEGQITIDGYDLRRVTLHSLRAQIGIVLQETTLFAATIRENIAFGRPDASEEEIVEAARAAQAHDFIMEMERGYDTYVGERGVTLSGGQKQRIA